The following coding sequences are from one Gossypium hirsutum isolate 1008001.06 chromosome A12, Gossypium_hirsutum_v2.1, whole genome shotgun sequence window:
- the LOC107926583 gene encoding UPF0496 protein At2g18630, whose translation MMGCKSSKTKGGVVEVSSQGRTDSGIESDLSSYEAACRNDSTLQQFDATLHQRTNDVIGTLAANMGVQALSFDSLKEVTGCVFETNQEVVKIILECQRDIWNNPDLFSLVEEYFDNTKKTLEFCTALQNCLKRARNNQLIIQLAVKNFEEEVGLQVGDDERKFVKTLEELRKFKAAEEPFTKEFFILFDSVRRQQELMLRKLQSRKRKLDKKMKSLKTWRRVSNVLFVATFVSVLIFSVVAAAIAAPPVVTALAGAMAVPIGSVGKWCNWLWKRYENEMQGQKELIIGMEIGSCITIYDMENIKVLISRLEIEMESLLHNADFAVREEDAVKLAINEIKGKLEAFMKTIEELGQQAENCSRDIRMARTVVLQKMMKRSGNSSTGDSPWEV comes from the coding sequence ATGATGGGGTGCAAATCTAGCAAAACGAAAGGAGGTGTTGTAGAAGTATCTTCTCAAGGCAGGACTGATTCTGGGATTGAATCAGACTTGAGCTCCTACGAGGCTGCTTGTAGAAATGATTCGACTTTGCAGCAATTTGATGCGACCCTCCATCAACGCACCAACGATGTCATTGGCACACTGGCTGCTAATATGGGTGTTCAAGCTTTATCTTTTGACTCACTCAAAGAGGTCACTGGATGTGTTTTTGAAACCAACCAAGAAGTGGTGAAAATCATCTTAGAATGTCAGAGAGATATATGGAACAATCCAGACTTGTTTTCTTTGGTTGAGGAATACTTCGACAACACTAAAAAGACTTTAGAATTCTGCACTGCTCTTCAGAATTGCCTCAAGCGTGCTCGAAACAACCAGTTAATCATTCAGTTGGCTGTTAAGAATTTCGAGGAAGAGGTGGGTTTACAAGTCGGGGATGATGAGAGGAAATTTGTGAAGACCTTAGAAGAACTAAGGAAATTTAAAGCAGCTGAGGAGCCATTCACTAAGGAGTTCTTTATACTGTTTGATTCGGTCCGTAGGCAGCAGGAATTAATGCTACGGAAATTGCAATCTCGGAAGAGAAAGCTCGATAAGAAAATGAAATCTCTGAAAACATGGAGGAGGGTGTCGAATGTATTGTTTGTAGCCACTTTTGTTTCAGTATTGATTTTCTCCGTGGTGGCAGCAGCCATAGCTGCACCGCCTGTTGTCACAGCTTTGGCGGGTGCAATGGCGGTTCCTATTGGTTCGGTCGGAAAATGGTGCAACTGGCTTTGGAAGCGCTATGAGAACGAGATGCAAGGGCAGAAGGAGTTAATAATCGGAATGGAGATCGGTTCCTGCATTACAATCTATGACATGGAAAACATAAAAGTGCTGATTAGCCGGTTGGAAATTGAGATGGAATCTTTATTGCATAATGCTGATTTTGCAGTTAGAGAAGAAGATGCAGTGAAGCTTGCAATCAATGAGATCAAGGGAAAATTAGAAGCATTTATGAAAACCATTGAGGAATTGGGTCAACAGGCCGAAAATTGTAGCCGTGATATTAGGATGGCGAGGACGGTAGTTTTGCAGAAGATGATGAAACGTTCTGGGAATTCATCAACGGGTGACAGCCCGTGGGAAGTGTAG